In the genome of Stomoxys calcitrans chromosome 4, idStoCalc2.1, whole genome shotgun sequence, the window tttttgatcACCACCACAATTTTAtggtgcgatacacaaacatttgttcactttgagatgtttgagttcgccaacaatagccgatTGTGATTTTCCAGTCAATTATAATGCAATAACACTATTAGGCTTGAACTGCTTTGGCGGCTTGTAAACAATTTAAATATCATCTAGCCGTCTTTTCTAGTTTGAGAGATATCTCAATGTGAAATTaataacacttcgtgtcagctaccctgtatatTATGCGCTATAAgcacaaatttttaattcattggaatttattaattttagaaTTGGCAACAGATCTTTAAAAATTCCCCGGGAGCAAGTTGAAAGAGATTTAGCTCGGGCATTCGATGTCTGGTCGCAATACAGCAACCTGAAATTTCACCGTGTGTATGATACATCCGCGGATATTATAGTGGGCTTTGGCTCACAATATCATGGTGACAAGtaagtttggaaaatgtttaaaGCAACTTTAAAACAATACAAATATCTATTCTGGGAATAAAATAGCTATCCATTTGATGGTGCTGGCAATATTTTGGCTCATGCTTTCTACCCCTACGAAATGGGTTCCTGGGGTGGCGATGTACATTTTGATGAGGATGAGAATTGGAAAGAAAATTCACCAGATCTCAGTCAAGGTGTAGACTTTTATACGGTGGCATTGCATGAGTTGGGCCACAGTTTGGGATTGGCCCATTCGCCCTCCCATAGTTCGATAATGTTTCCCTATTACAAGGGACCCGACTACAATATACTGGATTACGACGATACTCTGGCTATGTATGAAGCATATTGTAGGTGATTTTGTAGCTTAAGCACGAGTAGGCGACTAACATATCTTTTGagtcatttttttttaagtaaataagAAACTAGATGATGATGATTTAGAACCCTCGAGCGAAGAGCAACAGATGGAGGATGAAGGAGATGATGAGGACAAAGATAATGCCTACAATGGTTATGACGAAGCGAGATATTCCACACCGGTACCCGTGGAAGAAACATCTAAAAGTTATTATGAGCCAGAGGCAAGTACTTCTACATAGGAAAGATATATAAAATCGATAATAGTATTGAGTTTATTTTGTAGATGTCATACAATTCAACTACTGTTACCACTGACAGTGGTTACGCCACCACACCCATGGCAAACAGTTCATATACGAATACTGCCACAACCGTATACAACCCCAACACTGAAGCTGCCACCACCACTAATTTCTATCCCTCCTTGGGTACAACCGCTGCCATACCCTACCCCACAACAGACACCATCAGCGATAGCTCTCCTTTTCCTCCTCCCATTCCCAATATATGTGAGGGAGGTTTCAATGCGGTTTGTTACTTTAATGGATCAACACACATTTTCAAAGGCCaatatgtttggaaaatttcatcccaatatcGTGTTATTAATGGTTATCCGAAACTATTGCAAGATGTCATTGTAGATCTGCCTCAAAATATTCTCGAGATTGATGCTTGCTATGAGCGCTATGACAAAACGGTGCTATTTTTTACGGGTCagattaaaataataaatttttaatgatttattaatattttcttttttttatataggaACTCAAATCTGGTATTATAAGGATAACAAGATACTGGATGATAGTCCCGTCTCCTTGCAAAGTATGGTGGGTGGTGAGGTAACTGTAGATCGGGTTGATGCAGCAATACTGTGGCGTAAGTGgctaattattttctttttgcaatttgaaaatattttatggtaaagatttggaaaaattttataagatAAGTGTTtcttaagacaacatttcaaagaaatatttgcAAAGCGAAACATTTCTATGGCATTTCGAAAAACAACCTAAAGATAAGATTTCAatgagatttttttaattttctacaatgatttcaatgacatttttatacccaccaccgaaggatgggggtatattcattttgtcattccgtttgcaacacatcgaaatatccatttccgaccctataaagtatatatattcttgatcagcgtaaaaatctaagacgatctagacatgtccgtccgtctgtccgtctgtctgttgaaatcacgctacagcctttaaaaatagagatattgagctgaaactttgcacagattctttttttgtccataagcaggttaagttcgaagatgggctatatcggactatatcttgatatagcccccatatagaccgatcggccgatttaggatcttaggcccataaaagccacatttattatccgattttgctgaaatttgggacagtgagttgtgttaagcccttcgatatcctccgtgaatttggcttagatcggtccagatttcaatatagcccccatatagaccgatcggccgatttagggtcttaggcccataaaagccacatttattatccgatttagctgaaattcgggacagtgagttgtgttaggcccttcgacatcctccgtgaatttggctcagatcggttcagatttggatatagctgccatataggccgatcatccgatttagggtctaagtcccataaaagccacatttattatccgatcttgctgaaatttgggacagtgagttgtgttatttctttcgacatctttcttcaatttagccaagatcggttcagatttggatatagctgccatatagaccgatttcttgatttatggttttgggctcataaaatgcttaattattatccgatgtcgccaaaatttgggacagtgagttaagttaaaccccttgacatacttctgcaatatcgcacagatcggtccagatttggatatagctgccatatagaccgatatctaggttttaggttttggggccataaaagacgcatttattgtccgatgtcgctgaaattttagacagtgagtttggttaggctcttcgaagtccttcttcaatttggcccagatcggtcgagatttgaatatagctgccatatagaccgatatcgcgatttaaggtcttggccccatacaaggcgcatttattatccgatttcgccaaaatttgggacagtgctttatgttaggcttttcgccatccgtgtcgtatatggttcagatcgatttttttttgatatagctagtgtacttttagtatttggtccaaatcggaacatattttgataaaactgatatgggacataaggtatgaaatttccaccgaattttgatgaaaggtggtttacatatattcccgaggtggtgggtatccaaagttcggcccggccgaacttaacgcctttttacttgttctaatttcaatgaaatttttctaatttcaatgaaatttttctaatttcaatgaaatttttctaatttcaatgaaatttttctaaattcaatgaaatttttctaatttcaatgatttttttttttttgatttcaatgaaatttttctaatttcaatgacatttttctaatttcaatgaaattttcctaatttcaatgaaattttcctaatttcaatgaaattttcctaatttcaatgaaattttcctaatttcaatgaaattttcctaatttcagcgaaattttcctaatttcattgaaatgttcctaatttcaatgaaattttcttaatttcaatgaaattttcctaatttcaataaaattttcctaatttcaatggaattttttctaattccaatgaaatttttctgcttccaatgattttttttatttaaagacaaaattttcataaatgatCATTAAATTCAATCAATCTTTAAAATGTTCTCGAAAAAAAACATGTATGTGCTCTTCTCttccaagacaaaatttctgtgaaattttctacaaagacaaaatttatgttaaaattttttttttaaacaaaatttttatcaaaagcaatattcaataaaatttctctaaaatgaatttcaaagaaaagttTAACGactgtattcacaaaacttaatgaagcctttaaataggtttatttcatAGCTCTATAAAGGAAATAAGCCTATTTCAAATCAACAAAAAGTTCTTTGAATACCGGCGTAAGCACTGATAACAAATTTCTTCCCCGTCTTCTTTTCAGCCAAAAATAATCTTACATACATCTTTGCTGGATCCATATTTTGGCGTTACAACGATGCAATGCAAAGGCTCGAAGAGGGTTATCCCAAATCAATGTTGCGTTGGATAGGAATACCCAATAATATCAACGCAGCAACCACTATACCAAATGGTTAGAATGTCCCACAGTCTTCGGAaacttttttatgacttctctcTTTTTACTGCAGGAAAAACCTATTTCTTCAAAGACAACCTCTATTGGCTGTATAACAACTTACTTGTACGCCC includes:
- the LOC106082029 gene encoding matrilysin, coding for MWNFLKWIILTVHVMGLSQGYPIKQSGNGLEVPPAEVLNFMRRFGYLDKNPDNSEALYHESAIVEALKNIQKYGAINQTGKLDDMTLELFTKPRCGVPDIEGKPYYLKQHETVTMGAKHRQKRFIFGAKTWTKRNIKYLIGNRSLKIPREQVERDLARAFDVWSQYSNLKFHRVYDTSADIIVGFGSQYHGDNYPFDGAGNILAHAFYPYEMGSWGGDVHFDEDENWKENSPDLSQGVDFYTVALHELGHSLGLAHSPSHSSIMFPYYKGPDYNILDYDDTLAMYEAYLNKKLDDDDLEPSSEEQQMEDEGDDEDKDNAYNGYDEARYSTPVPVEETSKSYYEPEMSYNSTTVTTDSGYATTPMANSSYTNTATTVYNPNTEAATTTNFYPSLGTTAAIPYPTTDTISDSSPFPPPIPNICEGGFNAVCYFNGSTHIFKGQYVWKISSQYRVINGYPKLLQDVIVDLPQNILEIDACYERYDKTVLFFTGQIKIINF